One segment of Cetobacterium sp. NK01 DNA contains the following:
- the dxs gene encoding 1-deoxy-D-xylulose-5-phosphate synthase codes for MRVDKEYINKLQRESQEIRDTLVEITSKNGGHLAPNLGVVELTQGIVEVFDLPKDKLLFDVGHQSYVYKLLTGRKEKFKTLRTKGGIGPFSDPKESEFDFFIAGHAGSALSAGAGIAKANPDNKVIVVIGDASIANGHSLEALNNIGGNLKNLIIILNDNEMSIGENVGSLSKFFGKLMISNAYMNIRKDIRSVISKGKVGNQVKNILERIEYSVKQFFLPSSISEVLGYQFLGVIDGHNLEEILKTLTIAKEMEGPVFIHIKTEKGKGYQLAEENKEKFHGISPFNPETGEVEVGGKTYSSIFGSKLVSLAERDSDIYAISAAMVKGTGLGEFQNRFKNRCIDVGIAEGHGVTFSAGLAISGKKPYVAIYSTFFQRALDQLIHDVGLQNLPVRFIVDRAGIVGEDGKTHQGIHDINMFLSMPNFRVLAPSTGKELEEMLEFSKDFQEGPLVIRFPRGKAFEIENKIDCKFKIGKWNEIRKGKKNLYLVTGAMLKEILEIENKLLEKGLDGAIVNCSSIRPLDEDFIFNEFSKYDNIFTFEDGYERGGFGNEVLRFLNEKKMKININIIALDSVAIPHGSRNALLEDYGLRGKKLIERIEGSINGEK; via the coding sequence ATGAGGGTAGATAAAGAATATATAAATAAGTTGCAAAGAGAAAGCCAAGAAATTAGAGATACATTAGTGGAAATAACAAGTAAAAATGGTGGGCATTTGGCACCAAATTTAGGTGTAGTTGAATTAACTCAAGGAATAGTAGAAGTCTTTGATTTACCAAAAGATAAACTTTTATTTGATGTTGGACATCAATCTTATGTTTATAAGTTATTAACGGGAAGAAAAGAAAAGTTTAAAACTTTAAGAACTAAAGGTGGAATAGGGCCATTTTCAGATCCTAAAGAAAGTGAATTTGACTTTTTTATAGCAGGACATGCTGGAAGTGCTCTTTCAGCTGGAGCAGGAATAGCTAAGGCAAATCCTGATAATAAAGTTATTGTTGTGATTGGAGATGCCTCTATTGCAAATGGTCATTCATTAGAAGCTTTAAATAATATAGGTGGAAATTTAAAGAATTTGATAATTATCTTGAATGATAATGAAATGTCAATTGGTGAAAATGTAGGATCTTTATCTAAATTTTTTGGAAAACTAATGATAAGTAATGCTTATATGAATATAAGAAAAGATATTAGAAGTGTTATAAGTAAAGGGAAAGTTGGAAATCAAGTAAAAAATATTTTAGAAAGAATAGAGTATTCTGTAAAGCAGTTCTTTTTACCTTCAAGCATATCAGAAGTTTTAGGTTATCAATTTTTAGGTGTAATAGATGGTCATAATTTAGAAGAGATTTTAAAAACATTAACTATAGCTAAAGAAATGGAAGGACCAGTTTTTATACATATAAAAACTGAAAAAGGTAAAGGATATCAATTGGCAGAAGAGAATAAAGAAAAGTTCCACGGAATTTCACCCTTTAACCCAGAAACGGGAGAGGTTGAAGTTGGCGGTAAGACATACTCTAGTATTTTTGGTTCAAAATTAGTATCTTTAGCAGAGAGAGATAGTGATATTTATGCTATTTCTGCAGCAATGGTAAAGGGAACTGGTTTAGGAGAGTTTCAAAATAGATTTAAAAATAGGTGTATAGATGTAGGGATAGCTGAAGGTCATGGAGTTACATTTTCAGCAGGTCTAGCAATTTCTGGGAAAAAACCATATGTAGCAATATATTCAACATTTTTTCAAAGAGCTTTAGATCAATTAATCCATGACGTGGGATTACAAAATTTACCAGTGAGATTTATAGTTGACCGTGCAGGAATAGTAGGTGAAGATGGAAAAACTCACCAAGGAATACATGATATAAATATGTTTTTAAGTATGCCAAATTTTAGAGTTTTAGCACCATCAACTGGAAAAGAGTTAGAAGAGATGCTAGAATTTTCAAAAGATTTTCAAGAGGGACCATTAGTAATTAGATTCCCAAGAGGCAAGGCTTTTGAAATTGAAAATAAAATAGATTGTAAATTTAAAATAGGAAAGTGGAATGAAATAAGAAAAGGAAAAAAAAATCTTTATCTTGTGACTGGAGCAATGCTAAAAGAAATTTTAGAAATAGAGAATAAACTTTTAGAAAAAGGCTTAGATGGAGCTATAGTAAATTGTTCTTCAATAAGACCTTTAGATGAAGATTTTATTTTTAATGAATTTTCCAAATATGATAATATATTCACCTTTGAAGATGGATACGAAAGAGGTGGCTTTGGAAACGAAGTATTAAGATTTTTAAATGAGAAAAAAATGAAAATTAATATAAATATAATAGCTTTAGATAGCGTAGCAATACCTCATGGATCAAGAAATGCACTGTTAGAGGATTATGGTCTAAGAGGTAAAAAACTAATAGAGAGAATTGAGGGTAGCATTAATGGCGAAAAATAG
- a CDS encoding divergent PAP2 family protein, which produces MERGIILGNRILDVVFVAWFIAQFYKVVTTIFIDKKLNMKRIFETGGMPSSHSSTMASLSTAIGLAHGTQSTIFAISFVLAGVVMYDAAGIRRAAGKHAGLLNTLLDRFAAKVGERLHDEKLKELLGHSPLEVLVGAILGVVVAFLFKGYIQA; this is translated from the coding sequence ATGGAAAGAGGAATAATTTTAGGGAATAGAATTCTAGATGTAGTATTTGTAGCTTGGTTTATAGCTCAGTTTTATAAAGTTGTAACTACAATATTTATTGATAAAAAATTAAATATGAAAAGAATTTTTGAAACTGGAGGAATGCCAAGCTCCCACTCTTCAACTATGGCATCGTTAAGTACAGCAATAGGTTTAGCTCATGGAACACAAAGTACAATATTTGCCATATCTTTTGTTTTAGCGGGAGTAGTAATGTACGATGCTGCAGGAATTAGAAGGGCCGCAGGAAAGCATGCTGGACTTTTAAATACTCTATTAGACAGGTTTGCAGCAAAAGTTGGAGAGAGATTACATGATGAAAAATTAAAAGAACTTTTAGGACACAGTCCATTAGAAGTATTAGTAGGGGCTATATTAGGAGTGGTTGTAGCCTTTTTATTTAAAGGTTATATTCAAGCTTAA
- the yhbY gene encoding ribosome assembly RNA-binding protein YhbY, whose protein sequence is MSLTSKRRAFLRKRAHNLEPIFRIGKEGFSETLAQGVLEALTPRELIKVKILQNSEVDKNEVAYEIAEAIEAEVVGIIGRTIIFYKENQDKPTISLELKAVK, encoded by the coding sequence ATGAGTTTAACAAGTAAAAGAAGAGCATTTTTAAGAAAGAGAGCTCACAATTTAGAGCCAATATTTAGAATTGGAAAAGAAGGATTTTCAGAAACTTTAGCACAGGGTGTTTTAGAAGCGCTTACACCGAGAGAGCTTATAAAAGTAAAAATACTTCAAAATTCAGAAGTAGACAAAAATGAAGTGGCATATGAAATTGCTGAAGCTATTGAGGCAGAAGTTGTAGGAATTATTGGAAGAACTATAATATTCTATAAAGAGAACCAAGATAAACCAACAATATCACTAGAATTAAAAGCAGTTAAATAA
- a CDS encoding ribonuclease J — protein sequence MNLENIVEKEKEVAKKKPRRRKYYNKGKQGEKTPTVETTNEVRKTTEVKTVSQPTKKRAPVKKVEIQEEIKKPVLKTEKEEKMYVIPLGGLDEIGKNMTLVQYRDEIIIIDSGVTFPDDGLLGIDLVIPDFSYIESNKDKIKGLFITHGHEDHIGSVPYLYQKIDKNVPLHGGKLTLALIKAKFESGEVSKILPKMREVKGRDKIRVGKYFEVEFVGVTHSIADAYAVVVTTPAGRVMYTGDFKIDLTPVDGDGVDFLRLAQIGEEGVDLLLSDSTNSEIDGFTPSERSVGEAFKVEFAKAKGRIIIAAFASHVHRLQQIVNIAHEHGRKIAIDGRSLIKVFDIASTLGYLKLPENIMINLSDVDKMRDNKVVILCTGTQGEPMAALSRIAKNMHKHTKVKEGDTVIISATPIPGNERAVSNNINSLLKYEAEVVFKKIAGIHVSGHASKEEQKLMLNLIKPKNFMPVHGEFKMLKAHKETAIETGIPKGNIVIATNGSKVEVTKTSAKIKGKVNAGATLVDGLGVGDIGHIVLKDRQQLSQDGVVIVVFTLDKETGKVLSGPDIVTRGFVYSRDSDEILNEANEQIKVKLKEFEDSAIKDWTVIKNSVRDVAGKFFYNKIKRTPVILPIIMDV from the coding sequence ATGAATTTAGAAAATATTGTTGAAAAGGAGAAAGAAGTAGCAAAAAAGAAACCAAGACGAAGAAAATATTATAATAAAGGTAAGCAGGGAGAAAAAACTCCAACTGTGGAAACAACAAATGAAGTGAGAAAAACAACTGAGGTAAAAACAGTATCTCAACCAACTAAAAAAAGAGCACCAGTTAAAAAAGTAGAGATTCAAGAGGAAATAAAAAAACCAGTTTTAAAAACTGAAAAAGAGGAAAAGATGTATGTTATTCCTTTAGGTGGTTTAGATGAAATTGGAAAAAATATGACATTGGTTCAATATAGAGATGAAATTATAATTATAGATTCTGGAGTAACATTTCCAGATGATGGATTATTAGGAATAGATTTAGTAATTCCAGATTTTAGTTATATAGAAAGTAATAAAGATAAGATAAAAGGGTTATTTATAACTCATGGACATGAAGATCATATTGGTTCAGTACCTTATTTATATCAAAAAATTGATAAAAATGTACCTCTTCATGGTGGAAAATTAACTTTAGCTTTAATAAAGGCTAAGTTTGAAAGTGGAGAAGTTTCTAAAATACTTCCTAAAATGAGAGAAGTAAAAGGAAGAGATAAAATAAGAGTAGGAAAATATTTTGAAGTTGAATTTGTAGGAGTAACTCACTCTATAGCTGATGCTTATGCTGTTGTCGTTACAACGCCTGCTGGAAGAGTTATGTATACAGGTGACTTTAAAATAGATTTAACTCCAGTAGATGGAGATGGAGTAGACTTTTTAAGACTTGCACAAATAGGTGAAGAGGGAGTAGATTTATTACTTTCAGATTCTACAAATTCAGAAATAGATGGGTTTACACCCTCTGAAAGAAGTGTAGGAGAAGCTTTCAAAGTTGAATTTGCAAAAGCAAAAGGAAGAATTATAATTGCAGCTTTTGCTTCACATGTACATAGACTTCAACAAATTGTAAATATAGCTCATGAACATGGAAGAAAAATTGCAATAGATGGTAGAAGTTTAATAAAAGTTTTTGATATTGCTTCAACACTTGGATATTTAAAATTACCAGAAAATATTATGATAAATCTTTCTGATGTAGATAAAATGAGAGATAATAAAGTCGTTATTTTATGTACAGGAACTCAAGGTGAACCAATGGCAGCTTTATCAAGAATAGCTAAAAATATGCATAAGCATACTAAAGTAAAAGAGGGAGATACTGTTATAATTTCAGCGACTCCAATTCCAGGAAATGAAAGAGCTGTATCAAACAATATAAATAGCCTTTTAAAATATGAGGCAGAAGTTGTATTTAAAAAAATAGCAGGAATTCACGTTTCAGGTCACGCAAGTAAAGAGGAACAAAAATTAATGCTTAATCTAATAAAACCTAAGAATTTTATGCCAGTTCACGGTGAATTTAAAATGTTAAAAGCACATAAAGAAACAGCTATTGAAACAGGAATTCCAAAGGGAAATATAGTTATAGCAACAAATGGAAGTAAGGTAGAAGTAACAAAAACTAGTGCGAAAATAAAAGGAAAAGTTAATGCAGGAGCAACATTAGTTGATGGTCTTGGTGTTGGTGATATAGGTCATATAGTTTTAAAAGATAGACAGCAGTTATCACAAGACGGAGTAGTTATTGTTGTATTTACTTTAGATAAAGAAACTGGAAAAGTTTTAAGTGGACCTGATATTGTAACTAGAGGTTTTGTTTATTCGAGAGATTCAGATGAAATATTAAATGAAGCTAATGAACAGATTAAAGTAAAACTAAAAGAGTTTGAAGATAGTGCAATAAAAGATTGGACTGTAATCAAAAATAGTGTTAGAGATGTAGCAGGTAAGTTTTTCTATAATAAGATAAAAAGAACACCAGTAATTTTACCTATAATTATGGATGTATAA
- the mrdA gene encoding penicillin-binding protein 2, translating into MKKDLGIKLGKSFEFRGEIYKVFVFLVFVLLGSRMAYLQILQKDKYNYLAQKNRVKLRKIDAERGNIYDSNGELVVTNTLGYRLVYLNQRTVSSEQLKEMSEVTGYSEEYLQRRIKYGEIVPYTKENILVEDLDLDLAHKLMEKIGDYSYLEVQSYSKRKYIYDSLAAHTIGYVKKITEKEYETLKDEGYSPRDIVGKTGIEKIYDFQMKGKPGYDYIEVNALNKAQKIEKSKDPIPGYNLHLSLDMRLQKYMEKVFEEENLSGALIAIEAQTGKVLTMVSYPTYSLTTFSSKISQEDWDQITNDARKPLTNKSISGEYPPGSVFKPFSAFAFFNNGLDPKTKIYDNGVYSIGKWSWRAWKKGGHGTVDFEKSIVESVNPYYYKYADQFGHEPIIEVAGNFGYGKLSKVDVFGERAGILPSEKWKKKRFKQGWFKGDTIILSIGQGYLLATPMQVAVSYMGLANRGKAYVPHVVDYMENGNEKIEIKPEILYENNYPSWYYDALNKALINTVEKDNGTTKALRTPGLVIGAKSGSSQNSRFDETHALVAGYFPADKQPKIVFTVLLEGAGGGGRVAGGVAKKFVDKYLEYYNEEMK; encoded by the coding sequence GTGAAAAAAGATCTAGGAATAAAGTTAGGGAAAAGCTTTGAATTTAGAGGAGAAATATATAAGGTATTTGTATTTCTAGTATTTGTTTTACTAGGATCTAGAATGGCATATTTACAAATTTTACAAAAAGATAAATATAACTATTTAGCTCAAAAAAATAGAGTTAAATTGAGAAAAATTGATGCTGAAAGAGGAAATATATATGACTCTAATGGCGAGTTAGTTGTAACAAATACGTTGGGTTATAGATTGGTTTATCTAAATCAAAGAACTGTTAGTAGTGAACAATTAAAAGAGATGAGTGAAGTAACTGGATATAGTGAGGAGTATTTACAAAGAAGAATAAAATATGGAGAAATAGTACCTTACACTAAAGAAAATATATTAGTAGAAGATTTGGATTTAGATTTAGCTCATAAATTAATGGAAAAAATTGGAGATTATTCATATTTAGAAGTACAAAGTTATTCTAAGAGAAAATATATATATGACTCATTAGCGGCCCATACAATAGGGTATGTAAAAAAAATAACAGAAAAAGAGTATGAAACGCTTAAAGATGAAGGTTATTCTCCAAGAGATATAGTTGGAAAAACTGGGATTGAAAAGATATATGATTTTCAAATGAAGGGAAAACCTGGATATGATTATATTGAGGTTAATGCTTTAAATAAGGCACAAAAAATTGAAAAAAGTAAGGATCCTATTCCAGGGTATAATTTACATCTTTCTTTAGATATGAGACTACAAAAATATATGGAAAAAGTTTTTGAAGAGGAAAATTTATCAGGAGCATTAATAGCAATTGAGGCACAAACTGGAAAAGTATTGACAATGGTTAGTTATCCTACATATTCATTAACAACATTTAGCTCTAAAATTTCTCAAGAGGATTGGGATCAAATAACAAATGATGCAAGAAAACCACTAACAAATAAAAGTATATCAGGAGAATATCCTCCTGGTTCAGTTTTTAAACCATTTTCGGCTTTTGCATTTTTTAATAATGGGTTAGATCCAAAAACAAAAATTTATGATAATGGAGTTTATAGTATTGGTAAATGGAGTTGGAGAGCATGGAAAAAGGGTGGACATGGAACTGTTGATTTTGAAAAATCAATAGTAGAATCTGTTAATCCATACTATTATAAATATGCTGATCAATTTGGACATGAGCCAATTATAGAAGTAGCAGGAAATTTTGGCTATGGAAAATTGTCTAAAGTGGATGTTTTTGGAGAAAGAGCTGGAATATTGCCAAGCGAAAAATGGAAAAAGAAAAGATTTAAGCAGGGATGGTTTAAAGGGGATACGATTATCTTATCAATAGGACAAGGGTATCTTTTAGCTACACCAATGCAGGTTGCTGTATCTTATATGGGGCTTGCAAACAGAGGAAAAGCATATGTTCCACATGTTGTGGATTATATGGAGAATGGAAATGAAAAAATAGAAATAAAACCAGAGATCTTATATGAAAATAATTATCCAAGTTGGTATTATGATGCCTTGAATAAAGCATTAATAAATACAGTAGAAAAAGATAATGGAACAACAAAAGCATTAAGAACTCCTGGATTGGTTATAGGAGCAAAAAGTGGATCGTCTCAAAATTCAAGATTTGATGAAACGCATGCTCTTGTTGCAGGGTATTTTCCAGCGGATAAGCAACCTAAAATTGTATTTACAGTTCTATTAGAAGGAGCTGGAGGAGGAGGACGTGTCGCTGGAGGAGTCGCTAAAAAATTTGTGGACAAATATTTGGAATATTACAATGAGGAGATGAAATGA
- a CDS encoding LytR family transcriptional regulator, giving the protein MRREKGIKRQKRKAGKALGGLLLAIIVIGMLGVFLTYNLNKSNKNLENWDRYAIIGKNNIIVVYEDKLAVKIPFDVQVDKETTIKKLVDSKNYKMVIDSINNFLPEKVQNYKVVKYSEISLNVKNARNIPEMVIDDKKYILTSGTQSLFADLYGGELKGSTNLVVDILNANGVGGYARKTGENLKNKLALTYTAANYEKNTNYSLIKINEISKENIENILANVNEKYFKIKEDSDIPTLASVVLILGKEKDIDFKIEIKGASAEAKAALKDLESSGYKNVTLKDDSKKLEKSVIEYNSEDYYTALKIAKKLNITNMLENNSLNNKINVLID; this is encoded by the coding sequence ATGAGAAGGGAAAAAGGGATTAAAAGACAAAAAAGAAAAGCTGGAAAAGCTCTAGGTGGATTATTATTAGCAATAATAGTAATTGGTATGTTAGGAGTATTTTTGACATATAACTTAAATAAGAGTAATAAGAATTTAGAAAATTGGGACAGATATGCAATAATAGGAAAAAATAATATTATTGTAGTTTACGAAGATAAATTAGCAGTAAAAATACCTTTTGATGTTCAAGTTGATAAAGAAACAACAATAAAAAAATTAGTAGATTCTAAAAATTATAAAATGGTTATAGATTCTATAAATAATTTTTTACCAGAAAAAGTTCAGAACTATAAAGTTGTAAAATATAGTGAGATATCATTAAATGTAAAGAACGCAAGAAACATTCCTGAGATGGTCATCGATGATAAAAAGTACATATTAACATCAGGAACACAATCTTTATTTGCTGATTTATATGGAGGAGAATTAAAAGGATCAACTAATTTAGTAGTGGATATATTAAATGCTAATGGTGTTGGTGGCTATGCTAGAAAAACGGGAGAAAATTTGAAAAATAAGCTTGCATTAACATATACAGCTGCTAATTATGAAAAAAACACAAATTATAGTTTGATTAAAATTAATGAAATAAGTAAAGAAAACATAGAGAATATACTAGCAAATGTTAATGAAAAATATTTTAAAATAAAAGAAGATAGTGATATCCCAACTTTAGCAAGTGTTGTTTTAATTTTAGGAAAAGAAAAAGATATTGATTTTAAAATTGAAATAAAAGGGGCTTCAGCTGAAGCTAAAGCGGCACTAAAAGATTTAGAAAGTTCTGGATATAAAAATGTAACTTTAAAAGATGATTCAAAAAAATTAGAGAAATCTGTAATTGAATATAATAGTGAAGATTATTATACAGCATTAAAAATTGCAAAGAAATTAAATATAACTAATATGTTAGAAAATAATAGTTTAAATAATAAAATAAATGTTTTAATAGATTAA
- the mtaB gene encoding tRNA (N(6)-L-threonylcarbamoyladenosine(37)-C(2))-methylthiotransferase MtaB — translation MNFNNKKVAFYTLGCKVNQYESESLKNQLIKIGYEEEEFENKSDIYIVNSCTVTSIADKKTRNVLRRAKKMNPESIVIVTGCYAQTNSKELLEIEEIDFVVGNSNKSGLVDFIQDIENKKSKVLTENIFEERTYEEYEFATLREMSRAYIKIQDGCNNFCSYCKIPFGRGKSRSRSLESICKEIEVLTKEGFKEFIIIGINLGAYGEDLNSDVSLETLLETVVKLDGVERVRIGSMYPDKISDRFIEIMKNNKKLMPHLHISLQSCDNTVLERMRRNYGAELIQERLIKLRENVENMEYTADVIVGFPGETEEMFNNTYEVIKRIGFSDLHVFQYSDREKTLANTFTDKIDNSIKKKRAEILETLRKDMGIERRQKYIGKELEVLVEEVKEDGCSYGYSPNYLRVKTLNATSGVNELVKVEISNLEKELLIANEKGKRD, via the coding sequence ATGAATTTTAACAATAAAAAAGTTGCATTTTATACTTTAGGATGTAAAGTGAATCAATATGAAAGTGAAAGTTTAAAAAATCAATTAATAAAAATTGGTTATGAAGAGGAAGAATTTGAAAATAAATCAGATATATACATCGTAAACTCATGTACAGTGACAAGTATTGCTGATAAAAAGACGAGAAATGTATTAAGAAGAGCTAAAAAAATGAATCCAGAATCAATAGTTATTGTTACGGGATGTTATGCTCAAACAAACTCTAAAGAGTTATTAGAAATTGAGGAAATAGACTTTGTTGTTGGTAATAGTAATAAAAGTGGATTAGTTGATTTTATTCAAGATATAGAAAATAAAAAATCAAAAGTATTGACAGAAAATATTTTTGAAGAAAGAACTTATGAAGAATATGAATTTGCAACATTAAGAGAGATGTCAAGAGCTTATATAAAGATACAAGATGGATGTAATAATTTTTGCTCATATTGTAAAATACCTTTTGGAAGAGGAAAAAGTAGATCACGTTCATTAGAAAGTATTTGTAAAGAAATTGAAGTTTTAACTAAAGAGGGATTTAAAGAATTTATAATAATTGGTATAAATTTAGGAGCATATGGGGAAGATTTAAATTCAGATGTAAGTTTAGAGACTCTTTTAGAAACAGTAGTAAAATTAGATGGAGTTGAAAGAGTAAGAATAGGATCAATGTATCCTGATAAAATTTCAGATAGATTTATTGAAATTATGAAAAACAATAAAAAATTAATGCCTCATTTACACATCTCTTTACAATCTTGTGATAATACAGTTTTAGAGAGAATGAGAAGAAATTATGGTGCTGAGCTTATACAAGAAAGATTAATAAAACTTAGAGAAAATGTTGAAAATATGGAGTATACAGCTGATGTAATTGTTGGATTCCCAGGAGAAACAGAGGAGATGTTTAATAATACATATGAAGTAATAAAGAGAATTGGATTCTCTGACCTACATGTATTCCAGTACTCAGATAGAGAAAAAACTTTAGCAAATACTTTTACAGATAAAATAGATAATAGTATAAAAAAGAAAAGAGCTGAAATTTTAGAAACTTTAAGAAAAGATATGGGAATAGAAAGAAGACAAAAATACATAGGAAAAGAACTAGAAGTTCTAGTGGAAGAGGTTAAAGAGGATGGATGCTCTTATGGTTATAGTCCAAACTATTTAAGAGTAAAAACTTTAAATGCAACATCTGGTGTAAATGAATTAGTAAAAGTAGAAATTTCAAATTTAGAAAAGGAGTTACTAATCGCAAATGAGAAGGGAAAAAGGGATTAA
- a CDS encoding RsmE family RNA methyltransferase — protein sequence MISVIISKENIANEIIEIVDKNDINHLKNAFRIKTGEIIRAVDGEYEYICEVINIDKKIIEAKIIEQNEDRFSSKIYIEAAIGILKNDKMDLTIQKLTEIGITKITPLLTKRGVAKITEKKDKWDLIVREATKQCQAVKLVEISEPKKIGELNLEEYDLAIVPYECEEENSLRNILNKLESKPKKVLYIVGPEGGFEKEEIEFLKANGVIPVSLGKRILRAETASIIVGGVLVNEF from the coding sequence ATGATAAGTGTTATAATATCTAAAGAGAATATAGCAAATGAAATAATAGAAATAGTAGATAAAAATGATATAAACCATTTGAAAAATGCTTTTAGAATAAAAACTGGTGAAATAATAAGAGCAGTAGATGGAGAGTATGAATATATTTGTGAAGTAATAAATATAGATAAGAAAATAATAGAAGCAAAAATTATAGAACAGAATGAAGATAGATTTTCATCTAAGATTTATATAGAAGCAGCTATTGGAATTTTAAAAAATGATAAAATGGATTTAACGATTCAAAAATTAACTGAAATTGGAATAACAAAAATAACACCTCTTTTGACAAAAAGAGGCGTAGCTAAAATTACTGAAAAAAAAGATAAGTGGGATTTAATTGTTAGAGAAGCTACAAAACAATGTCAGGCAGTTAAATTAGTGGAAATTTCAGAACCTAAAAAAATAGGTGAACTAAATTTAGAAGAGTATGATTTAGCTATTGTTCCATATGAGTGTGAAGAAGAAAACTCGTTAAGAAATATTTTAAATAAACTAGAAAGCAAACCTAAAAAGGTTTTATATATAGTTGGTCCAGAGGGGGGATTTGAAAAAGAGGAGATTGAGTTCTTAAAAGCTAATGGTGTTATACCAGTATCTTTGGGGAAGAGAATATTAAGAGCTGAAACTGCCTCAATTATAGTAGGAGGAGTATTAGTAAATGAATTTTAA
- a CDS encoding RrF2 family transcriptional regulator, translating into MKISTKVRYGVKALVYIAEASQKGNLARIKEISESEDISVQYLEQILFKLKNENIIQGKRGPNGGYKLSMNPEDITLHELYKILDEEVKVIDCNENNKSKNCSCVDDECSTTCIWSKLDIAMTKILEDTTLAELIKNKDMI; encoded by the coding sequence ATGAAAATAAGTACAAAAGTTAGATATGGTGTAAAAGCATTAGTATATATAGCGGAAGCTTCTCAAAAAGGAAACTTAGCTCGTATAAAAGAGATATCAGAATCGGAAGATATTTCAGTACAGTATTTAGAACAAATTTTATTTAAGTTGAAAAATGAAAATATAATTCAAGGGAAAAGAGGCCCTAATGGAGGATATAAATTATCTATGAATCCTGAAGATATAACGCTTCATGAATTATATAAAATATTAGATGAGGAAGTAAAAGTTATTGATTGTAATGAAAATAATAAAAGTAAGAATTGTTCATGTGTAGATGATGAGTGTTCTACTACTTGTATATGGAGTAAATTAGATATTGCAATGACAAAAATTTTAGAAGATACAACTTTAGCAGAACTAATAAAAAATAAGGATATGATATAG